The following are encoded in a window of Candidatus Schekmanbacteria bacterium genomic DNA:
- the murB gene encoding UDP-N-acetylmuramate dehydrogenase translates to MRLNLVREEFHKDFAEVFEGRALFNASASNFTTFRTGGPISVVLFPSNEDEIKKALELCDKWRLEFIALGSGSNVLFSDKGFGGVVIVLSECFNRFSYESEIGNDVYVSAQAGAFLPKMVSEFAKKNIGGIEWACGIPGTVGGAVVGNAGSFGYSIMTNVENAKVIKKSGKIHLIEASEIESGYRFSSIGQDEIITNITLKLTRIGEGEGEKKIEEYRERRKRTQPYLAQSAGCIFKNTEKISAGRLIDECGLKGKRVGDAEVSSKHANFIINKGNATSTNILDLMKEIREEVYRKKGIMLEPEIKVIGEEIEWKN, encoded by the coding sequence ATGAGATTAAACTTGGTTAGAGAAGAATTTCATAAAGATTTTGCTGAAGTTTTTGAAGGGCGAGCATTGTTCAATGCTTCTGCATCGAATTTTACCACATTCAGAACAGGAGGCCCAATTTCAGTGGTGCTTTTTCCATCAAATGAAGATGAGATAAAGAAAGCTTTGGAGCTTTGCGACAAATGGAGGTTGGAATTTATTGCTTTGGGCAGCGGTTCGAATGTTCTTTTTTCAGATAAAGGGTTTGGCGGAGTTGTCATTGTACTGTCAGAATGTTTCAACAGGTTTTCATATGAATCAGAAATTGGCAACGATGTTTATGTATCGGCACAGGCAGGCGCATTTCTACCAAAGATGGTTTCGGAATTTGCAAAGAAAAACATTGGAGGAATTGAGTGGGCATGCGGAATACCGGGCACTGTGGGTGGTGCTGTTGTCGGCAATGCAGGAAGTTTCGGCTATTCCATAATGACGAATGTCGAAAATGCAAAAGTAATAAAAAAGAGCGGCAAGATACATTTGATTGAGGCAAGTGAAATAGAATCCGGCTATAGATTTTCTTCAATTGGACAAGACGAAATAATCACTAATATAACGCTGAAATTGACAAGAATTGGAGAAGGAGAAGGTGAAAAGAAGATTGAAGAATATAGAGAAAGAAGAAAAAGGACGCAACCCTATTTGGCTCAATCAGCAGGGTGTATCTTCAAAAATACTGAAAAGATTTCAGCAGGAAGATTAATCGATGAATGCGGGCTAAAAGGGAAAAGAGTAGGTGATGCAGAAGTTTCTTCAAAACATGCAAATTTTATTATCAACAAGGGTAATGCAACTTCCACGAATATATTGGATTTAATGAAGGAGATAAGGGAAGAAGTTTATAGAAAAAAAGGAATAATGCTTGAGCCAGAAATAAAGGTGATAGGAGAAGAAATAGAGTGGAAGAACTAA
- a CDS encoding D-alanine--D-alanine ligase — MKDKKVGVLMGGNSPEREISLKTGKAVLDSLLRQKIEAVAIDPAETFIEKIKEEKIDVAFLALHGEGGEDGVIQGFFETVGIPYTGSGVLSSAIAMDKDISKIIFQASGIPTPEYLAIRTEMKNSVEEIVKKKFTCPLVVKPASGGSTIGITIVRDMRMLRETIEEAFKYDEKIIVEEFIEGRDLTVGVLFGKALPVIEIKPKSGFYDYEAKYKKGMTEYLCPAPLSKEEEEKCAKYAQMAVEALSCKGAPRVDLRIDKDGQLFVLEVNTIPGMTETSLLPMAAAKVGIDFDSLVLKILEEACEKSKKK; from the coding sequence ATAAAAGATAAAAAAGTGGGCGTCCTTATGGGAGGCAATTCGCCTGAAAGAGAAATTTCCTTGAAAACAGGAAAAGCAGTTTTGGATTCCCTTCTGAGACAAAAGATTGAAGCTGTTGCGATTGACCCTGCAGAAACTTTCATTGAGAAGATAAAAGAAGAAAAAATAGATGTAGCCTTTTTGGCACTTCATGGAGAAGGTGGAGAAGACGGAGTTATACAGGGTTTTTTCGAAACAGTAGGTATTCCCTATACAGGAAGTGGAGTTTTATCGAGTGCAATAGCAATGGACAAAGATATATCGAAAATCATTTTTCAGGCATCAGGGATACCTACTCCTGAGTATTTGGCTATTAGAACTGAAATGAAGAATTCAGTGGAGGAAATAGTAAAAAAAAAATTTACCTGTCCTCTTGTTGTAAAACCGGCTTCTGGTGGTTCTACAATAGGAATAACGATAGTTCGAGATATGAGAATGCTTAGAGAAACAATAGAAGAAGCTTTCAAATATGATGAAAAGATTATCGTTGAAGAATTTATAGAGGGACGAGACCTAACGGTGGGAGTGCTTTTTGGGAAAGCATTGCCTGTAATAGAAATAAAGCCAAAAAGCGGATTCTATGATTATGAGGCAAAATATAAGAAAGGAATGACAGAATATCTATGTCCTGCTCCACTTTCTAAAGAAGAGGAGGAAAAATGCGCCAAATATGCCCAGATGGCAGTTGAAGCACTTAGCTGTAAAGGTGCGCCGAGGGTTGATTTGAGAATTGACAAAGACGGACAACTCTTTGTCTTAGAAGTGAATACGATTCCGGGAATGACGGAAACAAGCCTTTTACCTATGGCTGCGGCAAAGGTGGGAATTGATTTTGATTCCCTTGTTTTAAAAATTTTGGAGGAAGCTTGTGAGAAGAGTAAAAAGAAGTAG
- a CDS encoding FtsQ-type POTRA domain-containing protein, with translation MRRVKRSRTLRDQRVNKRVKHTGTAKRKKNTIAQKSIFSLNIMRYAAVLFSLFLVTVFLKEYVVNLASLGKPTISIEGNNVIEKNKILKTAGIEDKNFLFISPHKVVEDLMKIPWIKSVYVRKKLPNSVFISIQERKPFAWLENNGLKLIDENGVVLTPQEDASAQERKVIKGFISDRNYTAGEKVKEEFLYEIIAMLKDIKNYAPWFYSRISLLDVSDKDNAIFEMKGLPCRVYLGRGNVHEKMDNFKKVLEEIDNNELADFAVFDLRFKDRVVAKPIENENSSKKS, from the coding sequence GTGAGAAGAGTAAAAAGAAGTAGAACTCTTCGTGACCAGCGTGTCAACAAAAGGGTAAAACACACCGGAACAGCAAAAAGGAAGAAAAACACTATAGCTCAAAAGAGCATATTTTCCCTCAACATAATGCGTTATGCCGCAGTTCTCTTTTCCCTTTTCTTGGTTACTGTCTTTCTTAAAGAATATGTTGTTAATCTTGCCTCACTCGGTAAACCCACAATTTCTATAGAAGGGAATAATGTAATAGAAAAGAATAAGATTTTAAAAACCGCTGGAATTGAAGATAAAAATTTTCTCTTTATCAGCCCCCATAAGGTAGTTGAGGATTTAATGAAAATTCCTTGGATTAAATCAGTTTATGTAAGGAAGAAACTTCCCAATTCAGTTTTTATAAGTATCCAGGAAAGAAAACCTTTTGCATGGCTTGAAAACAACGGACTAAAGCTGATTGATGAAAATGGTGTAGTGCTCACTCCTCAAGAGGATGCCTCTGCACAGGAAAGAAAGGTGATAAAAGGATTTATATCTGACCGCAACTATACTGCAGGAGAAAAGGTGAAAGAAGAATTCCTATACGAAATAATAGCAATGCTAAAGGATATTAAAAATTACGCTCCATGGTTCTACAGTAGAATATCATTGCTTGATGTTTCTGATAAAGACAACGCTATCTTTGAAATGAAAGGATTACCCTGCAGAGTTTATTTAGGCAGGGGTAATGTACATGAAAAGATGGACAATTTCAAGAAAGTACTTGAAGAAATTGATAACAATGAATTGGCTGATTTTGCTGTTTTTGACCTTAGATTCAAAGACAGAGTAGTTGCAAAACCAATAGAGAATGAAAATTCTTCGAAGAAAAGTTGA
- the ftsA gene encoding cell division protein FtsA, producing the protein MKRKMTSIITFWEWVKKLIFIILERVMGKKNNLIAGLDIGSSKVCTLIAHLNEEGGFEIIGYGETPSKGLKNGVVVNIESTVEAIQKAVEDAEVMAGEEIDNVIVAIGGPHIKGQSSHGLVIINDKEVKKKDKQRVIDNATAVAIPRDKEIIHVIPQEYIIDDQGGIKDPVGLAGVRLEAKVHIVTGATTSIQNVVKSCNKAGLEIEEIVLQQLASAEAVLTEDEKELGVALIDIGAGTTDIAIFYNGSIKFSSMFGLGGDHITNDIAVGFHISKKEAENMKIKHGCACSELVKSDEMVKVERLGGNENVPVSKKILSEIIEPRVMEILSIAKQEIKKSGVGELIASGIVLTGGTTLLEGIDKIARQVFPVPVRLASPGDVGSGIVEKVKNPAYATVVGLCLYGTKMDRNYAVSSSSFMKNVINWIQEFV; encoded by the coding sequence ATGAAAAGAAAAATGACTTCTATCATAACTTTTTGGGAATGGGTAAAAAAATTAATCTTTATTATATTGGAGAGAGTTATGGGTAAAAAAAACAATCTTATAGCAGGGCTGGATATCGGCTCATCAAAGGTTTGCACCCTAATTGCGCATCTAAATGAAGAAGGAGGCTTCGAAATTATTGGTTATGGAGAAACTCCTTCAAAAGGTTTGAAAAATGGTGTCGTCGTCAACATTGAAAGCACTGTAGAGGCAATTCAAAAAGCAGTTGAAGATGCAGAAGTGATGGCTGGTGAAGAAATCGACAATGTTATTGTAGCCATTGGAGGACCGCATATCAAGGGTCAGAGCAGTCATGGTCTTGTCATAATCAATGACAAGGAGGTCAAGAAAAAGGACAAACAAAGGGTAATTGATAATGCTACGGCTGTTGCCATACCTCGCGATAAGGAGATCATTCATGTCATTCCACAGGAATATATAATTGATGATCAAGGCGGGATCAAAGATCCTGTAGGACTTGCAGGTGTGAGACTTGAAGCAAAGGTGCATATTGTAACTGGGGCAACAACTTCAATACAAAATGTAGTCAAAAGCTGCAACAAAGCCGGCTTGGAGATAGAAGAGATAGTTTTACAACAACTTGCTTCCGCAGAAGCCGTTCTTACCGAAGACGAAAAAGAATTAGGAGTCGCTTTAATTGATATAGGAGCAGGAACCACTGATATCGCAATCTTTTATAATGGAAGCATAAAATTTTCATCTATGTTTGGTCTCGGAGGTGACCATATTACGAATGATATAGCAGTGGGTTTTCATATCTCTAAAAAAGAAGCGGAGAATATGAAAATTAAGCATGGCTGCGCCTGTTCAGAATTAGTCAAGAGTGATGAAATGGTAAAAGTCGAAAGATTGGGCGGCAATGAGAATGTACCAGTTTCCAAAAAGATTCTAAGCGAAATAATTGAACCGCGCGTAATGGAAATACTCTCTATTGCAAAGCAGGAAATAAAAAAATCAGGAGTGGGTGAATTAATAGCATCAGGCATTGTGCTTACAGGAGGGACGACACTTCTTGAGGGCATAGATAAAATAGCTCGTCAGGTATTTCCTGTGCCTGTAAGATTAGCTTCACCCGGAGATGTAGGCAGTGGAATAGTAGAAAAAGTAAAAAACCCCGCTTATGCAACAGTGGTGGGGCTTTGTCTTTATGGGACAAAAATGGATAGAAATTATGCGGTTTCATCGAGCAGTTTTATGAAGAATGTTATTAATTGGATACAAGAATTTGTATAA
- the ftsZ gene encoding cell division protein FtsZ, with product MIEYNNEIKKAKIKVIGVGGCGGNAVNTMIHQQQITGVEFIAVNTDVQALEYSKAEYKVQIGENITKGLGAGAKPEIGRKSAMEDIEKIKEICSDTDMVFITAGMGGGTGTGAAPVIAQEAKEKGALTVGVVTKPFIIEGRKKMRIAEEGIEELKKSVDSLIVIPNQRLMALAGKNLSIVEAYKLVDDVLHQAVQGISDIIVKPGHINIDFADVRTIMSIRGRAIMGTGISEGGDGRVIEAVQKAISSPLIEEGSIEGASGVLVNITGSSSLTLNEMEEAMKIIHDLVDPDAEIITGHVIDESAKEQVKVTVIGTGFDVEGKIEKIEIQQPPVEIPEPVMESEIIPMDDENKNIPAYIRFKKRNKLLKKDEEKEVKSSKKVKKNDWSTPAFFRRGAD from the coding sequence ATGATTGAATATAATAACGAGATAAAGAAAGCAAAAATAAAGGTTATCGGCGTAGGTGGATGCGGCGGCAATGCTGTAAATACGATGATACATCAACAGCAAATTACAGGTGTCGAATTTATAGCAGTAAATACAGATGTGCAGGCGCTTGAGTATTCAAAAGCGGAATATAAGGTTCAAATAGGAGAAAACATAACGAAGGGTTTAGGCGCAGGCGCAAAACCTGAGATAGGCAGAAAATCAGCAATGGAGGACATTGAAAAAATCAAGGAGATATGCAGTGATACTGATATGGTTTTTATCACTGCAGGAATGGGAGGAGGCACAGGCACTGGCGCGGCGCCGGTAATTGCACAAGAAGCAAAGGAGAAAGGAGCGCTTACCGTGGGGGTTGTTACGAAACCCTTTATAATAGAGGGAAGAAAAAAGATGAGAATTGCAGAAGAAGGTATCGAAGAGTTGAAAAAATCAGTTGATAGTTTGATTGTAATACCTAATCAGCGATTGATGGCATTGGCAGGAAAGAATCTCTCTATTGTTGAGGCATATAAACTCGTAGATGATGTGCTTCATCAGGCGGTGCAGGGGATTTCAGATATAATAGTTAAGCCCGGGCATATTAACATTGATTTTGCCGATGTAAGGACAATTATGTCCATAAGGGGAAGAGCGATAATGGGCACAGGAATATCTGAAGGAGGAGATGGTAGAGTTATTGAGGCAGTGCAAAAAGCCATATCAAGCCCCCTTATCGAAGAAGGAAGTATAGAAGGAGCTAGTGGCGTCCTCGTGAATATTACAGGCAGCAGCAGTTTAACGCTCAATGAAATGGAAGAAGCAATGAAGATAATACATGATTTAGTTGATCCTGATGCTGAGATTATTACGGGACATGTTATTGATGAGAGTGCAAAAGAGCAGGTAAAAGTAACTGTTATTGGAACCGGATTTGATGTGGAAGGTAAAATTGAAAAAATTGAGATACAACAGCCTCCAGTTGAAATTCCTGAACCAGTAATGGAAAGTGAAATAATTCCTATGGACGATGAGAATAAAAATATTCCTGCTTATATAAGATTTAAGAAAAGGAACAAATTATTAAAAAAGGATGAAGAAAAGGAAGTTAAAAGCTCAAAGAAAGTCAAAAAAAATGACTGGTCAACACCGGCTTTTTTCAGGAGAGGTGCAGACTGA